The segment AATCGCCGCGGGCATGCGAGCCGAGATGAATGCGGCCGGGATTCGTGAGATCGATTACGCAGTTCTCGCCAATCCGCAGACGTTGGAAACGCTACAGACAGCGACCGATACAGTCGTTATTCTGATTGCTGCCCGCGTCGGCCAGACCCGACTGATCGACAACTGCGTCGTGAGTCTCACGCCGACTCTATAGCACTTCCCTCCGCCGCCAGAAGAGAACTGGGCCCGTGCGTCAAACGCTGTTTCTAATCCCGCAAGAGTTCTTCGGACTGCCGTTGGCAGGCTTCGGTTGGCTGCTCATTCTGTGGACGATCATTTCGCTCGTGCTGCTAGCAGTCTTGATTCGCCGCCAAGGGTGGAACAAGGAGACCGCGAGTTACCTGCCGATGATCATCATCGTCGCGGTGGTGATTGCGTTTGGTCTACCGATGTTCGTCGCACAGCACGGCGGCATCCCGATCCGCGGTTACGGCGTGATGCTGCTCGCGGCAGTCGTGGCCGGCGTTAGCTTTGCTGCGCATCGTGCGCAGAAGATGGGTCTGCATCCCGATGCGATCTATTCGCTCGCCTTCTGGATGTTTATCCCCGGCATTCTGGGCGCTCGCGTCTTCTTCGTGATCCAATACTGGAACGAACTTTTCTACGTTGAAGGAAACTGGAAAGCGACCTTCTTCAACGCGATCAACTTTACCGAAGGGGGTCTGGTCGTTTACGGCTCGCTGATCGGCGCGGCGATCGGCTTCCTGGCGTTTTGTTATCGCTACAAGTTGCCGGCGCTGGCGCTGGCCGACTTGATCGCTCCCAGTCTGTTTCTCGGGCTCTGTCTGGGACGGATCGGCTGTTTGTTGAACGGCTGCTGTTACGGCGGCGTCTGCGAATACCCCTGGGCGATCTCCTTTCCGGAAGGCAGCCCGCCCTATCAGCGTCAGCTTGAAAACGGCGAGTTCTTCGGCGTTCGCTTGACCCAAAACAATCGGGGCGACATCGCGATCGGTAAGATCCGCAAAGATTCGGCCGCGGCGGGGACCGCTCTCTCAGTCGGCGACGTCATCGTCAAGATCAACGGCGTCGAGCCGAAGGCCGGCAAGGATAAGAAGGGGTCGGAATACACCGCGCTCGATGCGGCGAACCGCTTGATGCTCGACTCGTCGCGCGAAGGCTTGCTTCGTTTACAAAAGTCGGACGACACGCTCGTTCGAATCCTGATGCCGAACGCCAGCAAGTGGAGCCTCCCGGTTCACCCCACGCAGATTTATGCGAGCCTTAACGCACTGATCCTCTTTTTCTTCGCGGCGTACTACTATCCGACGCGCAAACACGACGGCGAAGTGATCGCGATTTCGCTCGGCATCTATTCGATCACGCGTTATCTGCTCGAGTTGATTCGAACCGATGAACTGTCGTTTGCCGGGACCGGTTTGACGATTTCGCAAAACGTCAGCATCGTGATCTTCGCGCTGGCGCTCGTTGCGCTCCTTTACATTCGCCGTAAGCCCCCGCACACGGTCTGGCCTCTCCAATCAAGCCAACCGGTGAGCGGCGACAAAGTGACCGCCAAGTAGCGTTTTTTTCCTCCTTCATTTCGCCAGGGAATCAATCGCATGCCCCGTTTGATCGAGTCCCCCAGCGTGATCGCCGCCGCCGGCAACAAGCCGAAAAAAATCGAAGAATTCATCGGCCGAGTTAATTCAGAAACTTCCGATATTAGCATTGCGCGCATGACCAGTCCCGGCGGCTGGGTCGAGCCCGGGCAGACGCCCGAATTTGACGAATATACCGTTGTTTTGGCCGGCGAGTTGCAAGTCGAGACCAACAGCGGCGTCATAACCGTTGGGGCCGGTCAAGCCGTTATCGTCGCGGCCGGGGAGTGGGTTCGCTATTCCACGCCGCATCCTGAAGGCGCCCAATACGTCGCCGTCTGTATTCCAGGTTTTTCGCCCGAAATTGTCCACCGCGACCCTTCGTAATCGCATTCTCTGGCGGGGCGTCTCCTCGTATTGTCGATTGGTTTGGAATACGATGAGCATTACGCGTTTCGCCGCATCGTGCGGGCGTTAATGGGGCTTTTCGGAATACTCGTCAAGGCGGCGGTCCCTGCGGCGTCGCCGTCCGCCAGCACCCTCTCGATCCACTTCCTACTTGCACAGCATTCGTGGACGATAGCCAGCTTATCGAGCAAATCCTCTCCGGCGACACGGCGTCGTATGCGCAGCTGGTGCGCAAATACCAAGACCGCCTCTTCAACACGCTGCTGCACTTTCTCGGCTCGCGCGAAGACGCGGAAGACGTCGTCCAAGAGTCGTTCGTTCAGGCCTACTTGAAACTGGCGACCTTCCAGGGGAACAGCCTGTTCTACACCTGGCTCTATCGGATCGCGTTTAACGTCGCCGTCAGTCACCGCCGCCGCCGCAAGCCGGTCTATTCGGTCGACCTGGGACGCGAGATCGCTGGCTGCGAACCGGTCGACGGCGCCGGCAGCCCCGAACAACGGCTGCAGCGTCACGAGAACGTCGAGCAGGTCCGAGCCGCCTTGGAGACGCTCAGCGAAGAGCATCGCGTCGTCCTGGTCCTCCGCGAAATGGAAGGGCTGGAATACGATCAGATCGCCGAGGTTTTGAATACCCCCATCGGCACGGTGCGCAGCCGGCTTCATCGCGCACGTGCGCAACTTCGCGATCATCTGCATTTTCTGATTCCTGAAGACCAACGCGAAATGTTGCCGTAGCGGCATTTCTTCACCTCGCCAAGCGGCGCCCGACGAATAATTGGTCGACGCGCAGACAGTTCGCAACGTCTGCGGTAGAATTCACCGGCATAAGGTCTGCCAGGAATAGGCCTCGTCTTTCGAGAGTAGGGAATATGTCGGAAACCAAGATTCGCATTCGTGACAATGGACCGTTCCTGGTCGAAGGTCCCGTGACGCTTGAGGACGCCGAAGGGAACACCTACACCATCGACAAGCCGACGATCGCCCTCTGCCGCTGTGGGCACTCGGCCAACCGCCCGTTCTGCGACGGTTCGCACAAGGGGTGCGGTTTCGAATCGACCGAGCGGGCCTAGGCTTCCTCATATCGTCGACGATCGGTCGACAACTTATCCCCGACTGACCGGGGCTCTTCACGCCGATTTCGCTTTCTCGAAATCGTGTCGCCGAAACGATTTGCCGTCGCCGTCCGGAATTCTCGCGAACAATCTTGCTGCGCGCCCCGTTTTCTAGCTAGCGGCAGGTACCTAGAATCCATCCCGCTCGTTTGATGAGCCGTCTTCAAGGCGGCGCTTGCAGTCTTTTATCCGAGGAATCTCAGGGCATGGAAGAACAATCGCCCGAATCCCAGCTGGATTCGATCGAAGCTTCGGCAGCGGACTTTAACGATCAGGAAATCTCATCGGAAGAAATCGCTCGACTCAATACCGCCTCGCAACCTTACGTCGGTCGCTGGAACTCGTTGGTCTCGACCACCAACTGGGAAAAGGGCCGGATTATCGCCCAGTGGCGTCAATCGCTCTCCGAACAACAAGTCCCGGCGACCGAGTACTCGGATGAAGCCTGGGCGAGCCGCGTCGGTTCAGTCACCGGACAGCACGTCGGCCGTCTGCGTCGCGTCTACGAACGTTTCGGCGACGTCTACGAGAAGTTCGACAAGCTCTTCTGGAGCCACTTCCAGGCGGCCATCGACTGGGAAGACGCCGAAATGTGGCTGGAAGGCGCCGTCCAAAATGGCTGGTCGGTCGCGACGATGCGGGGCCAACGTTGGGAAACGATGGGCAGCCTCGAAAACGAACGTCCCAACGACGCCGACGTCGTCGTCACCGAGCTGGACGAAGACTTCGAACCGCACGCCGAAGGGGGCGACTCGGAACTGAAGGGAAGCGTCGGCGAGATCGAACCGCACGACGGTATGCCGGTTCCGGAAGGTCCTGACTTCGGCGATGAAGACGCTCCAGGCGCTTTGCCCCGTGAAGTGTCGCAAACCGGCGACGACTCGGAAGCTCCTTTCGAAGAACAACCGGCGCTGGTCAAACCGTTCTCCGAAATCGGCAAGCTGCCGGAAGACGTCCTCGACGCGTTCGACGCGATGAAGCTGGCGATCATCCGCCACAAGGCGATGGGTTGGACCGAGATCAAGTTGGAAGAAATGATCAGCTGCATCGAGTCGCTGAAAGTTCTCGCCAACGCTCCGAGCGGCGAACCGGTCGTCAAACCGCGTAGTGAAGAGAGCGACGACGACGCGCCGGAAACGGAAGCGGAATAGTCCGCAACTCGATTACAACTTCAAGAAACGCGAAGAGGCGATTCCCTGGCGGAATCGCCTCTTCTGTTGCGCTGACGTGACGCGGCAGCACGTACGCTTATTCCGCCGGGGCGGACTTTGTCTTTTCGATGCGGCCGAACAAGTGACCGCTCACTTCGCCATGGGTCCACGTCCCGGCGTACTTGTCGCCGTCGATCACCACGTGAGCGCTAAAGGTTCCGAGGCCGGGAATCGCCACGTTATCGAGCGTGATCACCGGAGTCTTGCCCGCCCACTTCACTTCCAGCGGCATCGGAATGACCGCGTCTTTGTCCCCATACTTCACGCGGGCGTTGAACAGCCAGAGATCGGCTTCTTCCAGTTTGTGGACGCTCTTGATGTCGTAACGTTCTTCTTTCGGCGGCATGTCGCGGCCGACGATCGTGAACTTGCCGATCAACGTCGAACCGGTGAGCGTCTCCGAGAACTTCTCGAAGAGGGCCTGCTGGTCCGCGGTAGGCTTCGCATCTTCGGCGAAGGAAATCGCCGGAGCGAGTAGAGCGATCGTGAAAGCGAACAAGCCGAGCAGGGGAGTGGTGCGAGTCATAGCGTTCATCTTTCCAGAAGAATGCGGGGCGGCGAAACCATCGGCGCCATGCTCTAACCGCGTCTTCGTGGGAAGAGCATGTCTTCAATACGTGTTACCAGGGCAAAGACATGCTCATCCGGCGAAGACGCCGCAAGAGCATGGCACCATCTTATTGTGCCCCTTTCGTCCGGCCTGGGCAACGCGCAAAAAAAGAGACCGCCTTAGGGAAGACGGTCTCTTCTGATATTCGCGGGTAGAATTTCGACCTTAGACCAGGCCGCGGCGAACGGCCCAAACGGCCGCTTGCGTACGATCGGTCACATCAATCTTGCGCAAAATGTTTTGCACGTGTTCTTTCACCGTTTCGATGCTGATGTTCAGCGAGCGGCCAATTTCACGGTTGCTCAGACCGAGGGCCAGGTGACGCAGAACCTGCATTTCGCGGTTGGTCAGCGGAATGTCGCTGTGCTTCGCTTCTTGACGCTTCGACATGGCGCCACGAACGCGATTCATCAGGCTATCTTCGGCGATCGGTTGATCAGCGGCGGCGTTTTCGATCGCGGTGACGATCGTTTCACGCGACGACCCCTTTAGCACGTAGTCATGAGCGCCCAGAGCGACGCCGCGTGCGATATAGGTCGGGTTGTCGTAGGTCGACAACATGATAACGCGCGTGTTGGGGGAGGCCTTTTTGATCTTTTCGAGCGCGGCCAGGCCGTCGGTATCCGGCATGCGGATATCCATCAAAACCACATCCGGATGGTGGGCGATCGTCTTTTCGACCGCTTCGTCACCCGTGGAGGCTTCGTCCACGATGCTGATTGCCGTCCCTTTGAGCAGACTTGCCAAACCGCTGCGGACCACTTCGTGATCATCCGCAACAACGACATTAATACCCATTACTAGTTCTCCACAACGAATTTGAGCGATGCCACCTACCGAGTGCTGCCCAAGATCAGCAGGTAATGTGCAAGATTGGGCGACGAGTCCGCGAATGCCCAGTCAAACATTAGTTGGCTAACTTCAGGCTATCTTAACGCGAACGGTGTAAATAGCTAGTGCTTTTGGTGGGGTCATGAGCGATTTGCGGCGTTCCCCGCCGTAAGAAAGACGTAAATGGCCGTTTTTCGGCCGTTTTTACGCCTATCCCGCAGGATAGTAATTACCGCAGTGTTGCGATTCCGCATCAGCGCGTTGACTTCTGGAAAGGCGTAACCTAGATAACCTTGTCGGCGCCATCTCCAGATTCGCCTCCGTAAGCCAACCCTCCGGTCGCCACGAACCGCCTGTACCAAAGTGTGAAAAGCATGAGTCAGCCCCAAATACTGCTGGTCGACGACGATCGTCATGTACTCGATTCGATGGGTATGTGGCTCCGCGAAATTGGCTATGCGGTCTCGACTTCGCCTGGTTACCACGATGCGATTTCGCAACTGGCCGAACGGAAATTCGACCTGGTGCTAGCAGACGTCCGTTTGCAGGATGGGGACGGCTTCGACGTACTGCGCTACGTCCAGAAGACGCAGCCGGAACTGACCGTCATTTTGATCACCGGTTACGGCACCGCCGACGACGCAGTCGAAGCGATGCGATTGGGCGCGTTCGACATGCTGACCAAGCCGCTGATCGATCGCGAACTCGAAATGGCGATCAACCGCGCCTTGTCGCAACGCCAGGTGCTGGCCGAAAACGAAAAACTGAAAGAGCAGCTCGATCTGCGCTACGGCCTGGAAAACATCATCGGCCACGACCATCGCATGTTGAAGATCTTCGACATGGTCGAAAGCGTCGCCGACACCCGCGCCACCATTTTGATCACCGGCGAAAGCGGCACCGGTAAGTCGCTCCTCGCTCGTGCGATCCATCGTCGCAGCAACCGCCGCGAACGCCCGTTCGTCGAAGTCGCTTGCGGCGCCTTGCCCGAAACTTTGCTCGAAAGCGAATTGTTCGGTCACGTCGCCGGTTCGTTCACCGGAGCGACCACCGACAAGATCGGTAAGTTCAAGCAAGCCGACACCGGCTCGATCTTCCTCGACGAAATCGGGACCGCTCCGCAAAGCATGCAGGTCAAACTCCTCCGCGTGCTGCAAGAGCTCGAATTTGAACCGGTCGGCGGCACCAAGACGATCTCGGTCGATACCCGCGTCATCCTGGCGACCAACGAAAACCTCTCGACTCTGGTCGAACGGGGTGAGTTCCGTCAGGACTTGTATTACCGCGTGAACGTCATCAACCTGGAATTGCCGCCGCTGCGTCAACGGATCACCGACATTCCGCGACTCGCGAATCACTTCCTCGACGAAGTCCGCCATGATACGGGTCGCCAAATCCGCGGCTTTACCGAAGAAGCGCTTGCGGCCATGCAACGTTATCAGTGGCCGGGCAACGTCCGCGAACTGCAAAACGTCGTTGAACGTTCGGTCCTCCTTTCCAAGAACGAAATGATCGGTCCAGGCGAACTGCCGGCCGCAATCGCCTCGGGCGCCCCGGTCTCGGTCCAGCGGACCAACGGCCGCACGCTGAAAGAAGCGCTCGAAGCGCCGGAACGTCAGATCATTCTCGAAACGCTCGAGTCGAACGGTTGGAACCGTAACCTGACCGCCGACGAGCTGGGGATCAACCGCACGACCCTTTATAAGAAGATGAAGCGTCTCGGCCTGGAAGATCTGGCCGGCGCCCGCTAAACGCAAAAGCAATTGCTGATTCGTAAGGCCGCACTCGTTGCGGCCTTACCTGTTTCTTGACGCTGGCGACGCGATTCTGTGCGCGCCCCCGCCGATGCGGCTTTTAGTTGAGCGGCGCTGATGCTCCGTGATATCATGCAGGTCGCCAAACGTCTCCCTTCTCCCTCCCCCGCCGCAACCGCCATGACCACGCTTCGTCTGCTTGCCGTTCTCTGCGCGCTCAGTCTGACCACGGTCGCCTATGCCGCCGAAAAAGCGACGCCTCCTCCCAACGTCGTCTTGATCGTTTCGGACGATCAAGGCTTCGCCGACCTTAGCTGCATCGGCGACAACGGGGTGCGAACGCCAAACCTGGACAAGTTGGCGGCTGACGGCACGCGGCTCACCAGCTTTTACGTCTCGTGGCCGGCCTGTACGCCGTCGCGCGGTTCGATCATGACCGGTCGCTATCCGCAGCGAAACGGCACCTACGACATGATCCGGAACGAGGCGCCCGACTTTGACTATCTCTACAAGCCGGAAGAATACGCCGTTACCGCCGAACGGATTCTCGGCACCGACGTCCGCGAGATCTTTCTGGCCGACGTCCTGAAGAAGCAAGGCTATACTTCCGCCGTCTTCGGCAAATGGGACGGCGGACAGCTGAAGCGTTTCCTGCCGCTCCAGCGCGGCTTCGACGAGTACTATGGTTTCGCCAACACCGGCGTCGACTATTTCACGCACGAGCGGTACGGCGTCCCGTCGATGTTTCGGAACAACCAGCCGACCGAAGAGGACAAGGGAACCTACCTGACCGATCTGTTCGAGCGAGAAGCGATTCGCTTCGTCGACGAAAACAAGAATCGCCCCTTCTTCCTCTATCTGCCGTTCAACGCGCCCCATAGTGCGTCGAACCTGGATCGTTCGATCCGCGGCTTGGCTCAAGCGCCGCAGGAGTACCTTGATCACTATCCGTCCGACGACAGCAAAGCCCAAAAACGGCGGCAGCACTACCTGGCGGCGGTCGAATGCATGGACGACGCGATCGGCAAGGTCATGCAGCGGCTGGAAGAGCACCAGATCACCGACAACACGCTGGTCATCTTCCTCTCCGACAACGGAGGCGGCGGAGGCTCCGACAATTCGCCGCTGCGGGGAGGCAAAGCGAAGATGTTTGAAGGGGGGAACCGCGTTCCCTGCATCGTTCGCTGGAAAGGAAAAGTTCCGGCCGGCAAAGTGAGCGACGAATTCCTCACCTCCCTCGAAATCTTTCCGACCGTCGTCGCCGCGACGGGAGGCAAGCTTCCCGCGGACGTCATCTACGACGGCTTCGACATGCTGCCGACTTTGAACGGCGGCAGTTCGCCGCGACAAGAGATGTTCTGGAAACGCCAGGGAGATATCGCCGCACGCGTTGGGGACTGGAAATGGGTCGACAGCGCCGCCGGCAAGGGTTTGTTCAACCTGGCCACGGACATCGGCGAGAAGAACGACCTCTCAAAAGAACATCCCGAAATGCTCGCCAAGCTGAAAGAGCGGTTCGCCAACTGGACCGCCGAAATGGAAGCGGCCGAACCGCGCGGTCCGTTCCGCGACTACTAATCTCCTCTCCCTTCGATCCATCCCTCCGAGAAGTTTGATGACTTTGAATCGACGCTCTTTCCTGCGGGCAACCAGCGGCATCGCTGGCGCGCTTTCGTTTTCTCCCTGGCTTTTGGCCGCCGCACAAAACAGCGACGTCGGAGCCGACGTGGTGATCATCGGCGGCAGCTTGGGAGGGTGCGCTGCGGCGATCGCCGCGCTCCGGCGCGGGAAGCGGGTCGTAATGACGGAAGAGACCGATTGGCTCGGGGGACAACTCACGTCGCAGATCGTGCCCCCAGACGAACATGGCTTTATCGAGACTCGCGGCGCCAACGCGTCGTATCGCAAGTTTCGCAATGACGTCCGCGACTACTATCGCCAGAATTATCCGCTGACCGACGCCGCCAAAGCCAAGCCGAATCTCAACCCCGGTAACGGTTCGGTATCGCGGCTTTGTCATGAGCCGCGCGTCGCAGTCGCCGTTTTCAACGAAACGCTCGCTCCCTACCTGCAAAGCGGCCAGCTGACGCTGCTGCTTGAGCATGTTCCGGTTCAAGCCGACATGGATGGCGATCGGGTTGGCAGCGTGACCGTTCGTTCATTGAAAAGCGGGGACGAGAAGACGCTGACTGCTCCCTACTTCATCGACGCGACCGAGCTCGGCGATCTGCTCCCGCTGACCGGGACCGAATACATTACCGGCGCCGAAGCGAAGTCCGACACGCACGAACTGCACGCCGCCGAAGTCGCCAATCCGGCCAATCAACAAGCTTTCACCGTCTGCTTTCCATTGCAGTATGTCGCCGGCGAAAACTTCGTCGGCGACAAGCCGGCCGACTACGACTTCTGGCGCGACTATGTGCCGGCGCTGACGCCTCCCTGGTCAGGCAAGTTGCTCGATCTCAGCTATTCGTCGCCGCGCGATTTGAAACCGAAGAAGCTCGGCTTCGATCCAACCGGCGCTGCAACCGCCGGGACGCTCAACCTCTGGAACTACCGCCGGATCGTCGACGCCAATAACTTCCTTCCCGGCAGCGTTCCGGGCAGTACGACGCTGGTCAACTGGCCGCAAAACGACTATGTGCTCGGCAACTTGATCGACGTCTCCGAGGCGGAAAAGCAGAAGCATATCGCCCAGGCGAAGCAACTCAGCCTTTCCCTCTTCTATTGGCTGCAGACCGAATGTCCGCGAGCTGACGGAGGCGCCGGGTTCCCTGGCTTGCGTCTGGTTCCTGAAATGGCCGGCACGACCGACGGGATGGCGAAGTATCCCTACGTCCGCGAATCGCGCCGCATTCTCGCCGAGTTCACCGTCACCGAACTCCATGTCGGCGCCCAGCAGCGTGCGGAAATCGTCGGCAAGGCGGAGAAGAACATGAAAGCGGCGCCCTTCGCCGATTCGGTCGGCGTCGGTTCGTATCACATCGACCTTCATCCGAGCAGCGGCGGAAATAACTACATCGACTTCGCCTCGCTCCCGTTTCAGATTCCGCTCGGATCGCTGATTCCGCGTCGCGTCGAGAACCTGATCCCGGCCTGCAAGAATATCGGCACGACCCACTTGAGCAACGGCTGTTATCGCTTGCATCCGGTAGAGTGGGGAATCGGCGAAGCGGCCGGCTGTTTGGCCAGTTATGCGCTCGAGACGAAAGCGACGCCGCGGGCGATTCGCGCGTCAGCCGATAAACTGGCCGACTTCCAGCGCGGACTGGTCGCAGAAGGAGTTGAAATCTCCTGGGAACAGTCCTAGATCGTCGCGACAAACTCGCGAAGAACTTGATATCCAAAGACGGCGCAGGCCATCAAGGCGCCGATCGCAATCGTCAGCCCACAGCCGATCGTCGCGACGATGCGGGCATATTTGTCATTTTTTTCCGACATGATTCAGCTCCTTGGTGTGAAACGAAGTTGGGGCGTCAAAAATAGGCCCGTAGTGCGATTCGGCTGAGGGCGAGGAACAACGCTGCGATAGCGATCAGTCCCAAGAAGACTCCACAGGTCGGTCCCGGCGGTCTCCGGTCCATGACGGGTCTCCCAAGTTCGCATTACGACGTCAGCGACATAACCAGCGTCTCGGTCGCCGTCAGCGCCCCCAGCGTCGCCCAGATCAGCATTTGAACCGCGGCCAGCCCGGTAACGGCGGAAAGGGCCCAGAGGATTGCGTTATTCAGCGTGACGGTCGATTCCCAACTATTTTTCATCGCTTTCCCCGCTCAGTGAAGTCTCGAATCCGCCTGCCAACTAATTAGGCGGATTCGAAGCGGGTAAGAGGTCAAAAAAAAATGGGAGACCGAGCAGCCGGTACGCTTAGAGGGCCGTCTGATCGGCCGCCGCTTCCTTTTCGTCGACGTTAATCACGTCGGCGGTCGTCAGAATCCGCGCTTCGGTCTCCAGCGGGGGAGCCGGGACGAACTCGACCAGCGTCTCAGGATGGGCGTCGCGGTACTCCCTTTCCCACTTCTCCGGTAGCCCTTCGATGTGGGCTTCGTGGGGGAGCGACATGTCGAGCAATAGCAGCCGCGAACGCCCCGTCATCGCGTGGCGATAAATCTCCAGTCGTTCGACCGGAATATCGGCGTCGGTCGCCATCGCCAAATAGGCGCATAGTTTGGGCAGATCGTGGTCGCTGAACTCGGGATTGTCGATCGAGATGCAGAGCCCGTTTTCCCCATATTTGTAGGAGCCGCCAAGCAACTCGATATTGCCGAGAATGCCGGCCCGATGGTTCGCGATCTGCAGCTTGCGATCGTAGTTGGCCGCAGCGAAAAAGAGGGCGATGCAGGTCGAAAGGGTGACGATCTCCACCGTCGTGATATGGACCCGCCTTTCCTCGCGCCAGCGCAATCGAATCTGGCCAATAATGTCGATAATCCCACCGAGCAGGATCGACATGCTGAGCGGAAAACGCCAATAGACGTGCCCGGTCGCCATCCAGAGAATGAAGATGGCGATCAAAAAGTTGAGGAGCGCTACCCCAGCGGGTAGACGCTTCGCTTTCCAGAAATTGGCAAATTGCATCGCTCTTGGGCCCAAAACAGCGAATTGGCGCCCAAGAGCATAAAATGCGTAATCGCCTTCCCCCCTACTGGAAGGCGGCCTCGAGCTCTTTCAGCACCTTTTCTTCTTTATCGGAAATTCGGGAGCCGAAACGTCCCAAGATTCCGCCAGTTGCGTCGGCAACTTTCCGCGCGCGGCCGATCGTTTCGTCATGAAACGCTTTATCCTGCTCAGGCGTCAGGCTATCGCGGATTGCGCGGACGTACGCCTGCCAGACCGGCATGCACTTTGCTTGCGGCGGGTGATCGAGCCAGTTTTCCAGCACGTCGTAGCTGGCATGCCCTTTTTCGACATGCAGGTCAAGCGCGGCCTGCAAAATCGCCGCTTTCTCTTCAACCTGCATAATCCCATCGGCCCAGGCGACAGCCATCAGCGGATAAAGCGCCATAGCGGTCAGGTTGTCCGCGGTCACGCCGATTTCGACGAAATGCTTGAGGAGCGCGTCGTCTTTGATCCCCGTCGCCTTTTTCAGCTCGGCGATCTGTTCCTCTTCTTGAATCTGCTCCCAGAGACGCTCCCACAACTCTTGGTTCTTGGGAACGAACATCGAGTCCAACAAGAGGCGGAAACTGGGGGTTTCCTGGTGGTGCAGATGGTTTGGTTCGTTTCGATCAGTCACGGTGCGCGCCTTCGCAGCTTACTTGCAGTGAAAGAAGAGGTTCCATTACTACCCGCATTTTATCCCTATTGCCCCGCGGGAACCACTACAAGGTTTTCCCCCGCGAGAAACCAACGCGGGCTGGAATCAAGACTCGTTTCGTGGGATATTGGCGACCCTCTGGCAGCGCACGCGGCGAACGCCGAAACACTCTAAGAGCCGAAGATGAAAAGACTTGCAGTCGTACTTGCCGCCGGCAAGGGAACACGCATGAAATCGGAGCTGCCCAAAGTGCTCGTTCCGGCCCTCGGTCGACCGATGATCGAATACGTCCTCGACGCTTTGGCCGCCGTCGGCGTCGATCAGGTGCTGGTCGTCGTCGGACATCGGGCCGATCTGGTCCGAGAAACGCTCGCCGATCGCCCCGGCGTCAGCTTCGTCGACCAGACTGAACAGCTCGGAACCGGCCACGCCGTCATGGTTTGTCGCGATCACCTGGCCGATTTCGCCGGCTCGGTCGTCGTTTTGACCGGCGATTCGCCCCTGGTACAGCCCAGTTCGCTCGAAAAACTTCTCACTCGCTTCGAGCAGGAACAAATGGCCTGTTTGCTGGGAACCCTCGAAAAAGAAAATCCGACCGGTCTGGGACGGATCGTGCGGGACGCTGAGGGTCGATTTACCGGCATTGTCGAAGAAAAAGATGCGACTGACCAGCAGCGGCAAATTCGTGAGGTGAATATGAGCACCTACGTCTTCGATTGTCAAAATTTGCTGCAAGCGCTCGAAAAATTAACCAACCAGAACCGCCAGCGGGAGTATTACCTGACCGATTGCCCGGCGATTCTGAGTTCGATGGGACTCTCGGTCGACGCTTCGCCCGTTTTGGCGGCTTGCGAAGCGTTAAGCGTGAATTCGATGGAGGATTTGCGTTTGGTGGAAGAAGAGATGAGCCGTCTCGGTTACACTAAGTAATTCGCCCTGGCCCTTGGGCCCTCGTACTGAACGCCCCTTCGGATTGGATCGTGCATTCCGCTTCGAAAATGAGAGAGATCAAAATCTTTAGCGGTCGCG is part of the Blastopirellula sediminis genome and harbors:
- a CDS encoding prolipoprotein diacylglyceryl transferase family protein, with the protein product MRQTLFLIPQEFFGLPLAGFGWLLILWTIISLVLLAVLIRRQGWNKETASYLPMIIIVAVVIAFGLPMFVAQHGGIPIRGYGVMLLAAVVAGVSFAAHRAQKMGLHPDAIYSLAFWMFIPGILGARVFFVIQYWNELFYVEGNWKATFFNAINFTEGGLVVYGSLIGAAIGFLAFCYRYKLPALALADLIAPSLFLGLCLGRIGCLLNGCCYGGVCEYPWAISFPEGSPPYQRQLENGEFFGVRLTQNNRGDIAIGKIRKDSAAAGTALSVGDVIVKINGVEPKAGKDKKGSEYTALDAANRLMLDSSREGLLRLQKSDDTLVRILMPNASKWSLPVHPTQIYASLNALILFFFAAYYYPTRKHDGEVIAISLGIYSITRYLLELIRTDELSFAGTGLTISQNVSIVIFALALVALLYIRRKPPHTVWPLQSSQPVSGDKVTAK
- a CDS encoding cupin domain-containing protein; its protein translation is MIAAAGNKPKKIEEFIGRVNSETSDISIARMTSPGGWVEPGQTPEFDEYTVVLAGELQVETNSGVITVGAGQAVIVAAGEWVRYSTPHPEGAQYVAVCIPGFSPEIVHRDPS
- a CDS encoding RNA polymerase sigma factor; this translates as MDDSQLIEQILSGDTASYAQLVRKYQDRLFNTLLHFLGSREDAEDVVQESFVQAYLKLATFQGNSLFYTWLYRIAFNVAVSHRRRRKPVYSVDLGREIAGCEPVDGAGSPEQRLQRHENVEQVRAALETLSEEHRVVLVLREMEGLEYDQIAEVLNTPIGTVRSRLHRARAQLRDHLHFLIPEDQREMLP
- a CDS encoding CDGSH iron-sulfur domain-containing protein, encoding MSETKIRIRDNGPFLVEGPVTLEDAEGNTYTIDKPTIALCRCGHSANRPFCDGSHKGCGFESTERA
- a CDS encoding response regulator; amino-acid sequence: MGINVVVADDHEVVRSGLASLLKGTAISIVDEASTGDEAVEKTIAHHPDVVLMDIRMPDTDGLAALEKIKKASPNTRVIMLSTYDNPTYIARGVALGAHDYVLKGSSRETIVTAIENAAADQPIAEDSLMNRVRGAMSKRQEAKHSDIPLTNREMQVLRHLALGLSNREIGRSLNISIETVKEHVQNILRKIDVTDRTQAAVWAVRRGLV
- a CDS encoding sigma-54-dependent transcriptional regulator, with product MSQPQILLVDDDRHVLDSMGMWLREIGYAVSTSPGYHDAISQLAERKFDLVLADVRLQDGDGFDVLRYVQKTQPELTVILITGYGTADDAVEAMRLGAFDMLTKPLIDRELEMAINRALSQRQVLAENEKLKEQLDLRYGLENIIGHDHRMLKIFDMVESVADTRATILITGESGTGKSLLARAIHRRSNRRERPFVEVACGALPETLLESELFGHVAGSFTGATTDKIGKFKQADTGSIFLDEIGTAPQSMQVKLLRVLQELEFEPVGGTKTISVDTRVILATNENLSTLVERGEFRQDLYYRVNVINLELPPLRQRITDIPRLANHFLDEVRHDTGRQIRGFTEEALAAMQRYQWPGNVRELQNVVERSVLLSKNEMIGPGELPAAIASGAPVSVQRTNGRTLKEALEAPERQIILETLESNGWNRNLTADELGINRTTLYKKMKRLGLEDLAGAR